In a genomic window of Flavobacterium lipolyticum:
- a CDS encoding OmpA family protein, which translates to MKIKILTLLLIACMIVACNSNKKQNDVTNTTDSLVTPPATETTSESSSAKKFDFNSVPISDKTLGTFPYFNLPENYEDTSKNTIADYDVAYFWVKDHFEKPEGKIFYSRIKAKEGKSYSDLEVARNLDELIKSVDGVKISEMKVPADSSHTIPDNNRVKYMNGYGFMANAITTTYLIRRADRNIWIQLTPYDDAVSAGWMVLETKPFKMTASLIKADAIKKELDTKGHIALYINFDTDKATIKTESVPIIDEIQKLLTANSNLKITIEGHTDNDGDAAHNKKLSEQRANAVKASLTSKGINASRLQTKGWGSDKPIVDNTSEENKAKNRRVEIVKV; encoded by the coding sequence ATGAAAATCAAAATTTTAACATTACTTCTAATTGCATGTATGATCGTAGCATGTAATTCCAATAAAAAGCAGAATGATGTGACAAATACCACAGATTCTCTTGTAACGCCCCCTGCTACCGAAACCACTTCAGAATCTTCGTCGGCTAAAAAATTTGATTTCAATTCTGTACCAATTTCAGACAAAACACTTGGCACATTCCCTTATTTTAATCTGCCTGAAAATTACGAAGACACTTCTAAGAACACTATTGCTGATTACGACGTTGCTTATTTTTGGGTAAAAGATCATTTCGAAAAACCTGAAGGAAAAATTTTCTATTCCAGAATTAAAGCAAAAGAAGGGAAATCTTATAGCGATCTCGAAGTAGCACGAAATTTAGATGAACTGATTAAAAGTGTGGATGGAGTAAAAATCTCTGAAATGAAAGTTCCGGCAGATTCCTCCCATACAATTCCAGACAACAATCGTGTAAAATATATGAATGGTTACGGTTTCATGGCAAATGCCATTACCACTACTTATTTGATTCGACGTGCCGACAGAAATATCTGGATTCAGCTTACTCCGTATGACGATGCAGTTTCGGCGGGATGGATGGTTTTAGAAACAAAACCTTTTAAGATGACCGCCTCTCTCATCAAAGCGGATGCCATAAAAAAAGAACTTGATACTAAAGGGCACATCGCTTTGTATATTAATTTCGATACTGACAAGGCTACTATAAAAACAGAATCTGTACCTATAATTGATGAAATCCAGAAATTGTTAACGGCTAATTCTAATCTTAAAATCACTATTGAAGGTCATACAGACAATGATGGCGACGCAGCCCACAATAAAAAACTTTCTGAACAAAGAGCAAATGCCGTAAAAGCTTCACTAACCTCTAAAGGAATAAATGCCTCAAGGCTACAAACAAAAGGCTGGGGCTCTGACAAACCAATTGTTGACAATACAAGTGAAGAAAATAAAGCAAAAAACCGCAGGGTAGAAATTGTAAAAGTATAA
- a CDS encoding ribonuclease HII, with the protein MLQKNFSGYLLETGTDEAGRGCLAGPVTAAAVILPANFENQILNDSKQLSEKARFLLKPIIEEQAISFAVTHLLPDEIDEINILNASMKGMQECVLKLTPLPEFIIVDGNRSLNAKLGLRNTVGKQFSTAEIELLKSIPNQSIIKGDAKFLSIAAASVLAKTYRDEYMDKIHEEFPMYNWKKNKGYPTTEHREAIKKYGTTKYHRMSFKLLPTQLELF; encoded by the coding sequence ATGCTTCAAAAAAACTTCTCAGGATACCTTTTAGAAACCGGAACTGATGAAGCAGGCCGAGGATGTCTGGCTGGCCCGGTAACTGCAGCAGCCGTAATTCTCCCTGCCAATTTTGAAAACCAAATTTTAAACGACAGTAAACAATTGTCTGAAAAAGCACGATTCTTATTAAAACCTATTATAGAAGAGCAGGCCATCAGTTTTGCGGTTACACATTTACTGCCTGATGAAATTGACGAAATAAACATCCTGAATGCTTCGATGAAAGGAATGCAGGAATGTGTTTTAAAGTTAACACCCCTACCTGAATTTATTATTGTTGACGGAAACCGATCTCTGAATGCAAAACTAGGACTTAGGAATACTGTGGGAAAACAATTTTCTACAGCTGAAATCGAATTACTAAAATCAATCCCTAACCAAAGTATCATAAAAGGAGATGCAAAATTTTTAAGTATTGCAGCAGCTTCGGTTCTCGCTAAAACTTATCGTGATGAATATATGGATAAAATTCATGAAGAGTTTCCAATGTATAATTGGAAAAAGAACAAAGGTTATCCAACAACTGAACACCGCGAAGCCATTAAAAAATATGGTACAACCAAATACCATCGAATGTCCTTTAAGCTGCTTCCTACTCAATTGGAGCTTTTCTAA